From a region of the Halanaerobium hydrogeniformans genome:
- a CDS encoding esterase family protein, producing the protein MKIEYRNFYSSHLNRDMPFKIYGHAGKPMLVFPSSGGSFHEYEDFNMIDAIWPYIENGNITVYTASSVDNESWLNHGMNPHDMAVIHNNYDKYIIHELLPFIKYHSDWQGGLMASGCSMGAYHALNFYLRHPDAFDTAVALSGIYDARFFTGGYMDKEVYLNSPVDYLKELNDQWYLNHYQKNNLIIAAGQGRWEEDTLRDTRLLDTIFAEKGLPAWFDYWGYDVDHDWPAWREQMPYFLEKLKENTVI; encoded by the coding sequence GTGAAAATAGAATACAGAAATTTTTACAGTTCACATTTAAATAGAGATATGCCTTTTAAAATTTATGGGCATGCGGGGAAACCGATGCTTGTTTTTCCTTCATCAGGAGGAAGTTTTCATGAATATGAAGATTTTAATATGATCGATGCTATCTGGCCCTATATTGAAAATGGTAATATTACAGTTTATACAGCCAGTAGTGTGGATAATGAATCCTGGTTGAACCATGGCATGAACCCTCACGATATGGCAGTAATCCATAACAATTATGATAAATATATAATCCATGAACTACTGCCCTTTATTAAATATCATTCTGACTGGCAGGGAGGCCTAATGGCTTCCGGTTGTAGTATGGGAGCTTATCATGCTCTTAATTTTTATCTGCGCCATCCAGATGCCTTTGACACTGCAGTTGCTTTAAGTGGTATTTATGATGCAAGATTTTTTACAGGTGGGTATATGGATAAAGAAGTATATTTAAATTCACCGGTAGATTATTTAAAAGAACTAAATGATCAGTGGTATTTAAACCATTATCAGAAAAATAATCTAATAATTGCTGCTGGCCAGGGTCGTTGGGAAGAAGACACTCTCAGAGACACCCGTCTTTTGGATACGATTTTTGCTGAAAAAGGACTGCCAGCCTGGTTTGACTACTGGGGTTATGATGTTGATCATGATTGGCCTGCCTGGAGAGAGCAGATGCCCTATTTTTTAGAGAAACTTAAAGAAAATACTGTTATATAA
- a CDS encoding UDP-glucose--hexose-1-phosphate uridylyltransferase: MRELKANQLIEKLLAYGEKNNLLVEWDKIAARNEIRDILEIKEAPAEALDSESELELADNPQPILDGLLDFAVAKSLINDNLTERDLLDTRIMGALTPRQSEIAKRFYETAEEIDVKAAAEQYYNFAQKSNYIRLKRTSKNLNWKADSDYGQIEITINLSKPEKDPAEIAKAKAEPQSNYPKCYLCLENVGYAGSLNHPARQNHRVIPLKLQNEDWFLQYSPYVYYNEHCIVFHREHKPMNINKNTFAVLMDFLDQIPHYFIGSNADLPLVGGSILNHDHFQGGRHIFPMEEAESVAYYEHPTFMDVEISRLKWPLSVIRLRSAERGELINLADKILQNWREYTDHGLKIKAYSKEDGKKIAHNTVTPIARKRKYGGEEQAEQYELDLVLRNNRCSEEYPYGIFHPHQKLHHIKKENIGLIEVMGRAILPGRLKKELNLIAEYLSAKLSLEELKAAEGMAKHLEWVEELESTYGNELQFEQAEKILEKETAKKFSQVLERAGVFKNDQKGNDGFNKFLQTIGIKRV, encoded by the coding sequence GTGAGAGAACTTAAAGCAAATCAACTGATAGAAAAACTTTTAGCCTATGGTGAAAAAAACAATTTATTGGTTGAGTGGGATAAAATAGCTGCTAGAAATGAAATTAGAGATATTTTAGAGATCAAAGAAGCACCAGCAGAAGCATTGGATTCGGAATCAGAGCTTGAATTAGCCGATAATCCCCAGCCAATCCTTGATGGTCTGCTTGATTTTGCAGTGGCTAAGTCTTTAATCAATGATAATCTGACTGAAAGAGACCTTTTAGATACCAGGATCATGGGTGCCCTAACCCCCAGACAGTCAGAAATAGCCAAGCGTTTTTATGAGACCGCTGAAGAGATCGATGTCAAAGCTGCAGCCGAGCAATATTATAATTTTGCTCAAAAAAGCAATTACATCAGGCTTAAGAGAACTTCTAAAAACTTAAACTGGAAGGCAGACAGTGATTATGGTCAAATAGAGATCACAATCAACCTCTCTAAACCAGAAAAGGATCCAGCAGAAATTGCCAAAGCCAAAGCAGAACCACAGAGCAATTACCCTAAATGTTATCTCTGTTTAGAAAATGTTGGTTATGCAGGTAGTTTAAATCATCCTGCCAGGCAGAATCATCGGGTAATCCCCTTAAAATTACAGAATGAAGACTGGTTTTTACAGTATTCTCCCTATGTTTACTATAATGAACACTGTATAGTTTTTCACCGGGAACATAAGCCGATGAACATCAACAAAAACACCTTTGCGGTTTTGATGGACTTTTTAGATCAGATACCCCATTATTTTATCGGTTCTAATGCAGATTTACCATTAGTGGGTGGATCAATCTTAAACCATGACCATTTTCAGGGGGGCAGACATATATTCCCGATGGAAGAAGCAGAAAGTGTTGCTTATTATGAACACCCCACTTTTATGGATGTTGAGATATCGAGGCTTAAATGGCCTTTATCTGTAATCAGGCTAAGGTCAGCAGAGCGGGGAGAGCTTATTAATCTGGCCGATAAGATACTGCAAAACTGGCGTGAATATACAGACCATGGTTTAAAGATCAAGGCCTACAGCAAAGAAGATGGCAAAAAAATAGCGCATAATACAGTTACTCCAATTGCCCGGAAAAGAAAGTATGGTGGTGAAGAACAGGCTGAACAGTATGAGCTTGATCTGGTACTGCGCAATAACCGCTGTAGTGAGGAATACCCTTATGGTATTTTCCATCCTCATCAAAAGCTGCATCATATTAAAAAAGAGAATATAGGTTTAATAGAAGTAATGGGAAGGGCTATTTTACCGGGGCGTTTAAAAAAAGAGCTTAACCTTATAGCTGAATATCTAAGTGCAAAGCTTAGCCTTGAGGAACTTAAGGCTGCAGAAGGAATGGCAAAACATTTAGAGTGGGTAGAAGAACTGGAAAGTACTTATGGAAATGAGCTTCAGTTTGAGCAGGCAGAAAAGATCTTAGAAAAAGAAACAGCTAAAAAATTCAGCCAGGTTTTAGAAAGGGCTGGAGTTTTTAAGAATGATCAAAAAGGAAATGATGGATTTAATAAATTCCTTCAAACAATTGGAATCAAAAGAGTATGA
- the galE gene encoding UDP-glucose 4-epimerase GalE: MKILLTGGAGYIGSHVLKRLLDAGHDTVTIDNLKKGHKEAVLGGEFIEGDIGNKELLHRVFAEHKIEGVIHLAADSLVGESMKDPGKYYHNNVAKALNLLEVMVEHDVNYLVFSSTAAVYGEPESIPIAEDHPTNPENVYGESKLFFEKILKRYDQIHGLKYISLRYFNAAGADPEAKIGEAHDPETHLIPIVLETALGIRDKIYIFGDDYPTKDGSCIRDYIHVNDLADAHVLAVEALAEGKNSDIYNLGCGDGYSVKEVIAAVKKVTQKDFEVELSDRRAGDPAVLIASSDKIKNDLNWQPQYQSLEKIISTAWKWHKSGGFVDE, from the coding sequence ATGAAAATTTTGCTTACTGGAGGAGCAGGTTATATAGGAAGCCATGTTTTAAAAAGGCTGCTGGATGCCGGTCACGATACTGTTACCATCGATAATTTAAAAAAAGGACACAAAGAAGCAGTTTTGGGTGGCGAATTCATTGAGGGTGATATCGGAAACAAAGAGCTTCTTCACAGGGTTTTTGCTGAGCATAAAATCGAAGGAGTAATTCATCTGGCAGCAGATAGCCTGGTTGGAGAATCAATGAAAGATCCAGGCAAATATTATCATAACAATGTTGCTAAAGCCTTAAATTTATTGGAAGTAATGGTTGAGCATGATGTAAATTATCTTGTTTTTTCTTCAACTGCAGCAGTTTATGGAGAGCCGGAATCAATTCCGATTGCAGAAGATCATCCAACTAATCCAGAAAATGTTTATGGTGAAAGCAAATTATTTTTTGAGAAAATTTTAAAAAGGTATGATCAAATCCATGGTTTGAAATATATTTCTCTGCGCTATTTTAATGCAGCTGGAGCAGATCCAGAAGCTAAAATTGGAGAAGCCCATGATCCAGAAACACATTTGATCCCAATAGTTTTAGAGACTGCCCTCGGAATCAGAGATAAAATCTATATTTTTGGTGATGATTACCCAACCAAAGATGGCAGCTGTATAAGAGACTATATTCATGTTAACGACTTAGCCGATGCGCATGTATTAGCAGTTGAAGCTTTAGCTGAAGGCAAAAATAGTGATATATATAATTTAGGCTGTGGAGATGGCTATTCAGTCAAAGAGGTTATTGCAGCTGTAAAAAAAGTTACTCAAAAAGATTTCGAAGTAGAGCTTAGTGATAGAAGAGCCGGAGACCCAGCAGTTTTAATTGCAAGTTCTGATAAAATAAAAAATGATCTTAACTGGCAGCCTCAATATCAGAGTTTAGAAAAGATAATTTCTACTGCCTGGAAGTGGCATAAATCAGGAGGTTTTGTAGATGAATAA
- a CDS encoding ABC transporter substrate-binding protein has translation MLSKKMLTVVLVLFLIIGLSFSVNAFFSGGDSGEDGVVEVEFWNLFGGGDADFMDEMIESFNESQDEIVVKQTRLEFSEYYTGLITAIASGFGPDIAITHISRLEEMVNEGLVISLDDTAEEIGLNWEDFNQNILDGASVNDNYYGVPLDTHPQVLYYNKTLLAEADLLDENDEPIIDETPEGFMEFLTKIQAESSVRYPMSYWTNFTEDGHYRLWWGLYSQLGGNPIVSDGELTIDVDKAIQAAEYMKSLYDNGFTPTNAEYDESVNLFRNEDTAVLLTGVWITGTLENTEDLDFGVVPMPKVFENQAVWADSHSLVLPYNDSDPIKEQAALTFAKWLTDNGEMWARAGHIPSKKMIIENESFQEMPYRMDYVEAADFASFDSAGDNTWGIRSEITTALSEYWRDRTTAEEAFTEAVRRIERTLTR, from the coding sequence ATGTTATCTAAAAAAATGCTAACAGTTGTTTTGGTGTTGTTCCTAATTATCGGTTTATCATTTAGTGTCAATGCTTTTTTTAGTGGTGGAGACAGTGGAGAAGATGGGGTAGTAGAGGTTGAATTTTGGAACCTGTTTGGTGGTGGAGATGCTGACTTTATGGATGAAATGATAGAAAGTTTTAATGAGAGTCAGGATGAAATTGTTGTAAAACAGACCAGACTTGAATTTAGTGAATATTACACAGGTTTAATTACAGCTATAGCTAGTGGATTTGGACCAGATATTGCAATAACACATATTTCAAGGTTAGAAGAAATGGTAAATGAAGGATTGGTTATTTCATTAGATGACACTGCAGAAGAGATAGGTCTTAATTGGGAAGATTTTAATCAAAACATTTTAGATGGAGCTTCAGTAAATGATAATTATTATGGGGTGCCACTGGATACTCATCCCCAGGTTTTATATTACAACAAAACTTTACTGGCAGAAGCAGACTTATTAGATGAAAATGATGAGCCCATAATTGATGAGACTCCAGAAGGCTTTATGGAATTTTTGACAAAAATTCAAGCTGAATCTTCAGTTCGTTATCCAATGTCATACTGGACTAACTTTACTGAAGATGGACATTATAGATTATGGTGGGGACTTTACAGTCAGTTAGGTGGTAATCCTATAGTTTCAGATGGTGAGTTGACTATTGATGTAGATAAAGCTATTCAAGCTGCAGAATATATGAAATCACTTTATGATAATGGCTTTACACCAACTAATGCTGAATATGATGAAAGTGTTAACCTCTTTAGAAATGAGGATACCGCTGTATTGTTAACAGGTGTCTGGATTACTGGAACTTTAGAAAACACAGAAGATCTTGATTTTGGTGTTGTGCCAATGCCTAAAGTATTTGAGAATCAGGCTGTCTGGGCAGATTCTCATAGTTTAGTATTACCATATAATGATAGTGATCCAATTAAAGAACAGGCAGCATTAACCTTTGCTAAATGGTTAACTGATAATGGTGAGATGTGGGCGAGAGCAGGTCACATACCAAGCAAAAAAATGATCATTGAAAATGAATCATTTCAGGAGATGCCTTACAGGATGGATTATGTAGAAGCAGCTGATTTTGCAAGTTTTGATAGTGCAGGAGATAATACCTGGGGTATTAGAAGTGAAATCACAACAGCATTGAGTGAATACTGGCGAGATAGAACCACAGCAGAAGAAGCTTTTACAGAAGCTGTTAGAAGAATTGAAAGAACTTTAACAAGATAA
- a CDS encoding galactokinase, which yields MNKELLLEKYHSKFADTSLAKGVYAAPGRVNLIGEHTDYNDGFVMPMAIEKNIRMVMQLRNDKKVKAYSLDYDKLIEFNIDNLLYDKENIWVNYIKGIIDELQKLGNKLQGFNLLFSGNIPQGSGLSSSAALEVVTAMAITDLHNIKLEAVELALLAQRAENNFVNVQCGIMDQYISRLGKKDNALLIDCRSNQYQLVPFANEDYQIVICNSKVERGLVDSEYNKRRKECNQAVDFFAKKLDKNITALRDLDLDTLHEYKEELSDTVYKRAHHVISENQRVLAAKKALEKNDMNKFGKLFYESHQSLSDDYEVSCQELDLLVKLASEEKGVKGARMTGAGFGGCTVNLVKKEFVDTFVENIKQAYYENTGIDTDVYITNPAAGARKLEK from the coding sequence ATGAATAAAGAATTACTATTAGAAAAATATCACAGCAAATTTGCAGATACATCATTAGCTAAAGGAGTTTATGCAGCCCCAGGCAGGGTTAATTTAATCGGTGAACATACAGATTATAATGATGGATTTGTAATGCCTATGGCAATAGAAAAAAATATCAGAATGGTTATGCAGCTCAGAAATGATAAAAAGGTTAAAGCTTATTCTCTTGATTATGATAAATTAATTGAATTTAATATAGATAACTTACTTTATGATAAAGAAAACATCTGGGTTAATTACATTAAGGGAATTATAGATGAGTTACAAAAGTTGGGCAATAAGCTGCAGGGATTCAATTTGCTTTTTAGTGGTAATATTCCACAGGGTTCGGGTTTGAGTTCTTCTGCCGCTTTAGAGGTAGTTACTGCTATGGCTATTACTGATTTACATAATATAAAGTTAGAAGCGGTCGAATTGGCTTTATTAGCCCAGCGAGCAGAAAATAATTTTGTTAATGTACAATGTGGAATAATGGATCAATATATTTCTCGGCTTGGTAAAAAAGATAATGCCCTATTAATTGACTGCAGAAGCAATCAATATCAATTAGTGCCTTTTGCCAATGAAGACTATCAGATTGTAATCTGTAATTCAAAGGTAGAAAGGGGATTAGTTGATTCAGAATATAATAAGAGGAGAAAAGAATGTAATCAGGCAGTAGACTTTTTTGCCAAAAAACTGGATAAAAATATAACAGCGCTGCGTGATTTAGATTTAGATACTCTGCATGAATACAAAGAAGAACTTTCAGACACAGTTTATAAAAGGGCTCATCATGTAATAAGTGAAAACCAGCGAGTACTGGCTGCTAAAAAAGCTTTGGAAAAAAATGATATGAACAAATTTGGTAAATTGTTTTATGAATCACATCAGAGCTTAAGTGATGACTATGAGGTTAGCTGTCAGGAACTTGATTTATTGGTTAAGCTGGCTTCAGAAGAAAAAGGAGTTAAGGGAGCTCGAATGACCGGAGCTGGTTTTGGAGGTTGTACAGTTAATTTAGTAAAGAAAGAATTTGTCGATACTTTTGTTGAAAATATTAAACAAGCATATTATGAAAATACCGGAATCGATACAGATGTCTATATCACTAATCCGGCGGCTGGAGCAAGAAAGTTAGAGAAGTAA
- a CDS encoding ROK family transcriptional regulator, with protein MIKKGSFKNMKNLNMKNVLTLIKDHQGISRADIAKKVNLSRAAVTNIVNELLELKLVKEVRAGKSSGGRRPILLDLNPDGGYVIGLEWGISRLKAVLLNLEADILAEEEIIPIDNSLKEYTKKSFNLIDKFISTIKDEDKITGIAVGIHGLVDSQKGVSLFTPHFGWGRVEIEEIIAEKFDYPVFIDNDVRMMAEGEIWQGKKDFIFINTGSGVGAALVFNAKLHYGVNNAAGEFGHIKITDDGPICECGKKGCLETLIAEERILNKYYNKLNVDIKRSELSITQLLKDYKKGSIKAVETIQETSEYFSRGIADLVNLLNPEAVVIGGLFASYPEIFLDELKTSVSDKALDLAVENLNITTAHYGEYAGAVGAAEKVLNNFFAVD; from the coding sequence GTGATAAAAAAAGGTAGTTTTAAAAATATGAAAAACTTAAATATGAAGAATGTTTTAACTTTGATTAAAGATCATCAGGGAATATCTAGAGCAGATATTGCTAAAAAAGTTAATCTTTCTAGAGCTGCCGTAACAAATATAGTAAACGAATTATTGGAATTAAAACTTGTTAAAGAGGTAAGAGCAGGAAAATCAAGTGGTGGTAGAAGACCAATATTACTTGATTTAAATCCTGATGGAGGCTATGTTATAGGTTTAGAATGGGGGATTTCTAGGCTTAAAGCAGTACTTTTAAATCTTGAAGCAGATATTTTAGCTGAAGAAGAAATAATCCCTATTGATAATAGTTTAAAAGAATACACTAAAAAGAGCTTTAATTTAATTGATAAATTCATATCTACTATAAAAGATGAGGATAAAATTACTGGAATAGCAGTTGGGATTCATGGTTTAGTTGATTCCCAAAAAGGAGTTTCACTTTTCACACCTCATTTTGGCTGGGGCAGAGTAGAAATTGAAGAGATTATTGCAGAAAAATTTGATTATCCAGTTTTTATCGATAATGATGTAAGGATGATGGCTGAAGGAGAGATCTGGCAGGGTAAAAAAGATTTTATTTTTATCAATACCGGTTCAGGTGTTGGGGCAGCCCTGGTTTTTAATGCTAAACTTCACTATGGGGTTAATAATGCAGCAGGAGAATTCGGTCATATTAAAATAACTGATGATGGCCCGATATGTGAATGCGGAAAAAAAGGCTGTTTAGAAACCCTCATTGCAGAAGAGAGAATTTTAAACAAATATTATAATAAATTAAATGTTGATATTAAAAGATCTGAGTTGAGTATCACCCAACTGCTTAAAGATTATAAAAAAGGTAGCATTAAAGCTGTAGAAACTATTCAAGAAACATCAGAATATTTTTCGCGGGGTATAGCAGATTTAGTAAACTTATTAAATCCAGAGGCTGTTGTAATTGGTGGTTTGTTTGCCAGTTATCCGGAAATCTTTCTAGATGAATTAAAAACCTCTGTTAGTGATAAAGCACTCGATTTAGCGGTAGAAAATTTAAATATTACAACCGCTCATTATGGTGAATACGCTGGAGCAGTTGGCGCGGCAGAAAAAGTTCTCAACAATTTTTTTGCGGTAGATTAA
- a CDS encoding alpha/beta hydrolase gives MLIDNREIILIDNFYSHLLDNFRNIRLYLPPSYDNSPNRNYPVLYIHDGQNVFSSEHSYSGQSWQLHKTTDALIKNDLIEEIIIVAIDNMEEERLSEYAHEDGSFKGEAIKGIGDKYQAFVIEELMPFIKENLRVKTAPKNTALMGSSMGGLITFNMGLKRPDIFGKLAVMSPSFWWGDSSPLQKLNLYDFDKLKSRIWLDTGDSEGKFMALSDKEIDKLLAIRANTSVDLFYYLAPDAVHSEEAWASRVHCPLLYFFGNIGEKEKLKLHGRERIGLKGPGFKINPVLYFKTGFKHTILDGTFSSSNKDIVDIDQKGNLLPRKKGRTQIKFKALGFKTSKNIEVIEKLSRDVKVKISLEVANDFQDDIYLAISEPREIKLQKVKKNNYKTELKLNRDEMISFKFSLGSWELIGRDENGEEVGAFSFKATKNKRLKFKIIDFN, from the coding sequence ATGTTAATAGATAATAGAGAGATAATATTAATCGACAACTTTTATTCCCATCTACTTGATAACTTTAGAAATATTAGGCTCTATTTACCACCTTCCTATGATAATTCTCCCAACAGAAACTATCCAGTATTATACATTCATGATGGACAGAATGTATTTTCTTCTGAGCATTCATATTCCGGTCAATCCTGGCAGCTTCACAAAACAACAGATGCTTTGATCAAAAACGATTTGATTGAAGAAATAATAATTGTGGCGATTGATAATATGGAGGAAGAAAGACTGAGTGAATATGCTCACGAGGATGGCTCATTTAAAGGAGAAGCTATCAAGGGAATAGGGGATAAATATCAGGCTTTTGTCATCGAAGAATTAATGCCTTTTATTAAAGAAAACTTAAGAGTTAAAACAGCTCCCAAAAACACTGCTTTGATGGGCTCTTCTATGGGAGGATTAATAACATTTAATATGGGTTTAAAGAGGCCGGATATTTTTGGCAAGTTAGCTGTAATGTCACCTTCTTTTTGGTGGGGTGATAGTTCACCACTGCAGAAATTAAATTTATATGATTTTGATAAACTCAAAAGCAGGATCTGGCTTGATACCGGTGATTCAGAAGGTAAGTTTATGGCTTTATCTGATAAAGAAATTGATAAACTGTTGGCAATAAGAGCCAACACCTCAGTAGACCTTTTTTATTATCTTGCTCCAGATGCGGTACATAGTGAAGAAGCCTGGGCCAGCCGGGTTCACTGCCCACTGCTTTATTTTTTCGGCAATATAGGTGAAAAAGAAAAACTTAAACTCCACGGGAGAGAAAGAATAGGTCTCAAAGGACCAGGGTTTAAAATTAATCCGGTTCTCTATTTTAAAACAGGCTTTAAACACACCATATTAGATGGGACATTTTCGTCCAGCAATAAGGATATAGTAGATATTGATCAAAAGGGTAATCTCTTGCCTCGAAAAAAAGGTAGAACCCAGATAAAGTTTAAAGCATTAGGGTTTAAGACATCTAAAAATATTGAGGTAATCGAAAAACTAAGCAGAGATGTTAAAGTTAAAATATCTCTCGAAGTAGCAAATGATTTTCAGGATGATATATATTTAGCTATTTCTGAGCCCCGGGAAATCAAATTGCAAAAAGTTAAAAAAAATAACTATAAAACAGAGTTAAAACTAAACAGAGATGAGATGATTAGCTTCAAGTTTAGTTTGGGAAGCTGGGAATTGATCGGAAGAGATGAAAACGGAGAAGAAGTAGGAGCTTTTTCTTTTAAGGCTACGAAGAATAAACGGCTTAAATTTAAAATTATAGATTTTAATTAA
- a CDS encoding ISNCY family transposase — protein sequence MSQTQLNRYHVISMVIDKSMTNSEAAQALDLSVRQIIRLKKGVKKEGPSFLVHKNKGRKPSHAFSEDFVSKIVALKKSDSYQSANFMHFQELLEEHENITISYNALHTILSSNGVKSPKKHRKKKVHHRRKRKAKEGQLIQIDASPHDWFGTGEKYDIHGAIDDSTGKIMGLYMTKNECRQGYFETLRSVVLNYGIPVSIYTDRHTIFRSPKADKLTIEEQLAG from the coding sequence ATGTCCCAAACACAATTGAATAGGTATCATGTCATTTCTATGGTCATTGATAAAAGTATGACCAACTCAGAAGCTGCACAGGCTTTAGACCTTAGTGTTCGCCAAATAATTCGTTTGAAGAAAGGTGTGAAAAAAGAAGGTCCATCATTTTTAGTTCATAAAAATAAAGGTCGTAAACCTAGTCATGCTTTTTCTGAGGATTTCGTCAGTAAAATTGTTGCCCTGAAAAAATCAGACTCGTATCAAAGTGCTAACTTCATGCATTTTCAAGAATTACTAGAAGAACATGAAAACATCACCATTAGTTACAACGCACTTCACACTATTTTAAGCAGCAATGGTGTCAAAAGTCCCAAAAAGCATCGCAAAAAGAAAGTTCATCACCGTCGTAAACGCAAAGCAAAAGAAGGCCAATTAATCCAAATTGATGCCAGTCCACACGACTGGTTTGGTACTGGAGAGAAATATGACATTCATGGTGCCATAGATGATTCTACCGGTAAAATAATGGGCCTTTACATGACTAAAAACGAGTGCCGACAGGGATATTTTGAAACTTTAAGATCTGTGGTCTTAAATTATGGTATACCCGTCAGTATTTATACCGATAGACATACTATCTTCCGTTCACCTAAGGCAGACAAACTTACAATTGAAGAACAACTTGCTGGGTAA
- a CDS encoding carbohydrate ABC transporter permease gives MEFNSNKKKNFVKALPFILPFMIVYLVFLVFPIIRGFWMSLHRWTIVRKMHFVGLSNYIEMFQDSSFWSSFGNTMIFVLVSTPTIVLAGLVLALICNQKIRGKLFLKIAFFLPYVLSVAVISSIMVYLFQTNNGFINMFLEDIGVISNGIQWLSQDLLAWFVIVFATLWWTVGFNMILYLAALQDIPESYYEAASVDGATQLEQFLYITLPQLKPITWVIVLLQIIFSYKVFAQIWLITGGGPGTSTRPIIQYIYETSFRQNSLGYGATMSFTIFVILIIISVAQIVIRRKRSDVQ, from the coding sequence TTGGAATTTAACAGCAACAAAAAAAAGAACTTCGTTAAAGCTTTACCTTTTATTCTGCCATTTATGATAGTTTATTTAGTTTTTTTGGTATTTCCCATTATTCGAGGTTTTTGGATGAGTTTGCATCGCTGGACAATAGTTAGAAAAATGCACTTTGTAGGTTTAAGTAATTATATAGAAATGTTTCAAGATTCGTCTTTTTGGAGTTCATTTGGCAATACTATGATCTTTGTTTTAGTGAGTACACCTACTATAGTTTTAGCGGGATTAGTTTTAGCATTAATTTGTAATCAGAAAATAAGAGGCAAATTATTTTTAAAAATTGCTTTTTTTCTTCCTTACGTTTTATCAGTGGCGGTAATTTCTTCAATAATGGTATATTTATTTCAGACTAACAATGGCTTTATTAATATGTTTTTAGAAGACATCGGAGTTATTTCTAATGGGATTCAGTGGTTGAGCCAGGATCTTTTAGCATGGTTTGTAATAGTATTTGCGACTCTATGGTGGACAGTCGGTTTTAATATGATCTTATATCTGGCAGCATTACAGGATATACCAGAATCATATTATGAAGCAGCCTCAGTTGATGGAGCAACACAATTAGAGCAGTTTTTGTATATCACCTTACCTCAATTAAAGCCGATTACCTGGGTAATAGTATTATTGCAGATCATATTTTCCTATAAGGTTTTTGCCCAGATTTGGTTGATTACAGGAGGGGGACCTGGTACATCTACCCGACCAATAATTCAATACATCTATGAAACCAGTTTTAGACAGAACAGTCTTGGCTATGGAGCTACAATGTCCTTTACAATTTTTGTGATTTTAATTATTATTTCAGTAGCTCAAATCGTGATTAGAAGAAAGAGAAGTGATGTTCAATGA
- a CDS encoding ArsR/SmtB family transcription factor, whose product MKGNILELKDEEQIIDVFKALGSEPRMKIIEVLQNEDMNLNQISQYIDMPASSVTVNIKKLEEAGLIETEYKPGNHGSQKICSLNYDKILINLPGSRDLKDKNLIETSMPIGNYKDFEVTPTCGLASEKGVIGELDDVKSFLNPNHTHAQILWFGSGYIKYVFPNDLPKGSQASKLELSMEICSETSDYDEDWPSDISIWINGVEIGVWTSPGDFGEKRGILNPDWWYFDQTQHGLLKIWKVTEEGTYIDGNKISDVNLADINIEENDFIEVKIGVKKDARNVGGVNLFGRKFGNYKQDIMLRYRYNFNKK is encoded by the coding sequence ATGAAAGGTAATATACTTGAATTAAAAGATGAAGAACAGATTATCGATGTTTTTAAAGCATTGGGATCTGAACCAAGAATGAAAATTATCGAAGTTTTACAAAATGAAGATATGAATTTAAATCAGATTTCCCAATATATAGATATGCCTGCATCTTCTGTAACAGTTAATATTAAAAAGCTTGAAGAAGCCGGATTAATTGAAACCGAATATAAGCCGGGTAATCATGGCTCTCAGAAAATTTGCAGCCTTAATTATGACAAAATTTTGATTAATTTACCCGGCTCAAGAGATCTAAAAGATAAAAATTTAATTGAAACATCTATGCCTATAGGTAATTATAAGGATTTTGAGGTTACACCTACCTGTGGTCTGGCTTCAGAAAAAGGAGTAATTGGAGAACTTGATGATGTTAAATCTTTTTTAAATCCTAATCATACTCATGCACAGATACTCTGGTTTGGTAGTGGATATATTAAATATGTATTTCCTAATGATTTGCCAAAAGGTTCTCAGGCCAGTAAATTAGAGTTAAGTATGGAAATCTGTTCAGAGACCTCAGATTATGATGAAGATTGGCCTTCTGATATTTCTATCTGGATTAATGGGGTAGAAATAGGGGTTTGGACCTCACCAGGAGATTTCGGAGAAAAAAGAGGTATTTTAAATCCTGACTGGTGGTATTTTGATCAAACTCAACATGGCTTATTAAAAATTTGGAAGGTAACTGAAGAAGGAACTTATATAGATGGCAATAAAATTTCTGATGTAAATTTGGCTGATATCAATATCGAAGAAAATGATTTTATTGAAGTAAAAATTGGTGTAAAAAAAGATGCTAGAAATGTAGGCGGAGTTAATTTATTTGGCAGAAAATTTGGTAATTACAAACAGGATATTATGCTTAGATATAGATATAACTTTAATAAAAAGTAA